From Cygnus atratus isolate AKBS03 ecotype Queensland, Australia chromosome 1, CAtr_DNAZoo_HiC_assembly, whole genome shotgun sequence, the proteins below share one genomic window:
- the PCID2 gene encoding PCI domain-containing protein 2: MAHITINQYLQQVQEAIDSRDGQFCAELVSFKHPHVANPRLQLPSPEEKCQQVLEPPYDEMFAAHLRCTYAVGNHDFIEAYKCQTVIVQSFLRAFQAHKEENWALPIMYAVALDLRIFANNADQQLMKKGKSKVGDMLEKAAELLMSCFRVCASDTRAGIEDSKKWGMLFLVNQLFKIYFKINKLHLCKPLIRAIDSSNLKDEYSMAQRVTYRYYVGRKAMFDSDFKQAEEYLSFAFEHCHRSSQKNKRMILIYLLPVKMLLGHMPTVQLLKKYDLMQFAEVTKAVSEGNLLLLNDALTKHETFFIRCGIFLILEKLKIITYRNLFKKVYLLLKTHQLSLDAFLFALKFMQVDDVDIDEVQCILANLIYMGHIKGYISHQHQKLVVSKQNPFPPLSTVC, encoded by the exons ATGGCGCACATCACCATCAACCAGTACCTGCAGCAG GTACAAGAAGCCATTGACAGCAGAGATGGGCAGTTTTGTGCAGAATTGGTATCGTTTAAACACCCTCATGTCGCAAACCCAAGGCTTCAG CTTCCATCTCCAGAGGAGAAGTGTCAACAAGTGTTGGAACCACCATATGATGAAATGTTTGCAGCCCACTTAAG ATGTACTTACGCTGTTGGAAACCATGACTTTATAGAAGCATACAAGTGCCAAACAGTTATCGTTCA ATCTTTCCTGCGAGCATTTCAGGCacataaggaagaaaactg GGCCTTGCCTATTATGTATGCTGTAGCCCTTGATCTTCGAATTTTTGCTAATAAT GCAGATCAACAGCtaatgaagaaagggaaaagcaaagttGGTGACATgttggaaaaagcagcagaactgctgaTGAGCTGTTTCCGAGTCTGTGCCAGTGACAC TCGAGCAGGCATTGAAGATTCCAAGAAGTGGGGCATGTTGTTTCTCGTGAATCAGCtgttcaaaatttattttaag atCAACAAGCTCCACCTATGTAAACCCTTAATTAGAGCAATTGACAGCTCAAATCTGAAGGACGAATACAGTATGGCACAGCGAGTTACATACAGATACTATGTCGGACGCAAAGCCATGTTTGACAGTGACTTTAAGCAAG CTGAGGAGTACCTGTCCTTTGCCTTTGAGCACTGTCACCGCTcaagccagaaaaacaaaagaatgatCTTGATCTACCTGCTGCCAGTAAAGATGTTGTTG GGCCATATGCCAACTGTTCAGCTCTTAAAAAAGTACGACCTTATGCAGTTTGCTGAAGTAACAAAGGCTGTGAG TGAAGGCAATCTTCTCCTACTGAACGATGCTCTGACAAAGCATGAGACCTTCTTCATTCGATGTGGAATCTTTCTTATCCTTGAGAAGCTGAAAATCATCACATACAGAAATCTCTTTAAGAAAGT atatttacTACTCAAAACACACCAACTATCGCTAGATGCCTTTCTGTTTGCTCTGAAATTCATGCAAGTAGATGATGTTGACATTGATGAAGTCCAGTGCATTTTAGCTAACCTTATTTACATG GGTCATATTAAAGGCTATATATCTCACCAGCATCAAAAACTTGTTGTCAGTAAGCAGAACCCGTTTCCTCCGCTGTCAACGGTGTGTTGA